CTTCATTAATGTCAATACCTTCTCTTTGTAATATTGCTCTGGCACTTGCAGCGTTAACGTTACTTGCTCCACCTGCCGTGATATGATGCGCATGACTATTAATAGGCCTGTTTTTTCCAAATGAAATTAAGTTTTCGCCCAACGTTGTTCCTGATGGCACTCTTCCAAGTTTTTGAGCACTTAGTTTCCAGACTGCCTCGGTTTCTGCTGCTATTCTGGCGGCTAATGCCGCAACCTCATCAGCTCCTTTGGCTATTGGTACTGCAACACCATCTACGATTTTTATAACCAGTCTACTTCCCGTTGCCGCTTGTCCACCAATAGGGATGATAGCTAATGCGCTTATTGAGGCGTTCAATAAATCTCCTCTAACAAGGTAAATTCCTCCGTTTACCAAATCGGGAATTTCGCCTATTACTGGTATAAGCCCAATAACATCTAATCCCGTTTGAAATAAATTAAGGGCTGCAGTAGATTTTAACTTAAATTCACTCCAGCCGGGGTTTTCTAGTCTTAACCTCTCTAGTTCGTAATAATAATATTGTATAATTCGGGGAATAATAATTGCAGCTGCGGTTACTGAGATATCAGCATTTCCTGCTATCAATGCCAAAGCAATATTATTTATAAAAGCATCTTCTTTATTGACTGAAGCAGTATAAGCTTTTAGTATTTTTAAACCAACTACAGGGTTTAACTGAACAAATTTATAAAACTCAAAATGATACTTTTCATCAGCAGCTGACATAAGATAAGCTAAATCCCGGACTTCTTTAATTGGAACACGAAGAGCGATTTTGCCATTAATTCCATACAGTATGCAAATATCTGCGTAACCACTACCATAGCCTTCGCTTCCACAAAAATCAATTATATAACCATAGTGCCCTGGCCTATGATATTCTACATATGCAGACCCACCACGAAGAGGAGGCAAGTAATTTACACCGACACCTATATAATTGTTGTTTTCATCACAATACCAACATCCAGGGGTTACTATCGGTGCAGGTAC
The Flavobacterium flavigenum genome window above contains:
- a CDS encoding AHH domain-containing protein, with protein sequence MLIGHQSYGQDYNEDSYGNPIVNDTVFLPELPITNSYTDVDNTPDIYLQYSHLISNTGNYCLLCTDDDDPIDVQTPITTPVPAPIVTPGCWYCDENNNYIGVGVNYLPPLRGGSAYVEYHRPGHYGYIIDFCGSEGYGSGYADICILYGINGKIALRVPIKEVRDLAYLMSAADEKYHFEFYKFVQLNPVVGLKILKAYTASVNKEDAFINNIALALIAGNADISVTAAAIIIPRIIQYYYYELERLRLENPGWSEFKLKSTAALNLFQTGLDVIGLIPVIGEIPDLVNGGIYLVRGDLLNASISALAIIPIGGQAATGSRLVIKIVDGVAVPIAKGADEVAALAARIAAETEAVWKLSAQKLGRVPSGTTLGENLISFGKNRPINSHAHHITAGGASNVNAASARAILQREGIDINEAANGVFLPSSSKYAIDEAVPHANVHTNLYYEKVFERLEAAQPGKVREELQKIADELLNGTFPY